The genomic region AGTTTAATGTCCAAAGCCCACTCCTGGTTCAGAAGAACATGCTAAAACAGATACAGTGATAACTGAGAGAAAACTGTCTCTACATAACAAAAGGATGGGAGAAGTCTGTCCCCAGGAAAATGCAAGGTGCACTCTAAGGAAAATGCAAGAGATCTTGTAGGGGAAGGACGAGCCTAGAAGAGAATTGCTTGGCAGGTCACTGTTCAACTCACGAAGCAtgtaatatttcaaaatgtccAAAAACTCACTTCCCCACCAAGCCACACTTAGCATTTACCGTTATGGTTACTGTGTAAGATACTGCCTCCTTAGGAAATCACCAGTTTCTGTCTTTCAACTGAGCAGTAGCTTTGGCATCTACCTGAAATGAGCGGTGGTTGAGAGTCAATTCAGTTTTTATCAATATTGCTCATAAGAGATAGACAAATTAGCAATCTAGCATTTAATAAGATGTAGGAGAAATATTGATGTGGTTATTTGGCAAAAGAAGAGGTAGGAATGCaaaacttgtttaaaaataattcataataTCTTCTGTACTGCCTGATTTTATTCACTgtcatttttttcacagatattTCTTGGTGCATtgtcttttgtttattttgctaaaGCACTGTCAGGAAGTTATCTAAAAAGTACTATCACGCAAATAGAAAGAAGATTTGACATCCCTTCCTCTTTGGTTGGTGTTATTGATGGAAGTTTTGAAATTGGTATGTGCTGTAGAaacccatttttattttcagaaaaaagagTGATGCAATCTGTTGTGAAGAATGATTGTATGAATCTCCCTGAACCATAAAACTGAGCAAGATTCACCTGGTAAAAATAAGTGGGACTATCAGTATGATTACATTCAATAGGACAGGGTTGCTAATACAACCAATTCagcatagaaataaaaaaattgtgatttGATAAGCTTAGCATGTGGCTAATTCATACTAATAGAAATTTTGAATGTTGAATGAGAATTTGCCTGCCCAGATTTCTGCAGGCAGAAATCCACCTCCTCCACCAGTGTTTGTCCTTTGTGATTTATTAAGCAGCAGGAGGACAAAGCTCTAGCTGTAATCTACATTTCTTGTCTggtccctctccttccctctcacaCTAAGGTTTCCAGCATGTCATTGTCTCTTACAATTTCAGATTACTGAATTTATCTCATGGATGTTCAGTGGACTGTGGTACTCACAGGAATGAAATATTAGCCTAAGTGTATAAAACTCTGATTTCTCcgttttctgcttttctggttATTTGCTCTCTTCAGCTGGCACagtctttctcctcttttccagcaGTTTATCCAAAGGTTTATGGTTTTCCTATCACAGAAGGCATTGGGCTCCTGTAGAATGCctggaaagagggagaaagacCAACCCCATCAGCCCTCTCTCCCTGAAATCAGTGCCTATACTACATACTAGGAATTGTTATTTTAGGGGATCTCTTATCAACAAGCGGTAAAACTCAATTTTCCTTTTGTACTCTCAAAGGGAACCTCCTAATCATAATTCTTGTGAGCTACTTTGGAGCAAAGCTTCACAGGCCAAGAATAATTGGAGCAGGCTGCTTAATTATGTCAGCTGGAACATTCCTAATTGCAATGCCCCAGTTCTTCATGGGACGGTAAGTGCAAAGAGATCAGtgttttccagctgggctgtgcacaCTGAATGGCAGCTCAGTAAAATATTTAGGCATTGATTATGAAGATGGGAATAGGCATATGGGGATGCggttacttaattttttttttttttttttttgtgaaaagatTTATTACTGtaaagcaaataatttaatgTGTACTATTTTCAGTAGTAAtcaacttatttttttattagtcTCTGATCTTGACTGGCCACATTTTGATATGGTTTAGGAATTGTTGAAATGTCAGTGAAGAAGTGATGACTAAACTCAAGAAGACAATCTGGGTACCAATCACAAGCCAGAGGATACACCATTGTCTGATAATCTCTTAGTCCAAATTCATGTATCATAGTAGAGCAAAGTGCCTGCTAAACTGAAATGAATCGCTGACAAAAAAAGAACCAACAGGACAATTGTCATGTACTGCTGCAGTATAAATAGAGCTCTGTTTATCCCCTGTAAACTATCACTGGTGATGGATCCAGATGGATTCATATGGATGCAGATGAAATTTGCATTTAAGTGCTATAAGCCTATCTGGTAGTAGCAGATCTGATTGCTTTTTCTTATCAGTACTTGTGAATAAATACAACTTCGTTTTCTAAACAGATACCGATACGAAAGATTCCCTTCCACCATCAATTCGACTGCTATCATCTCTCCATGTCTGCAGGATAAAAACCAAACTCCACTCTCAGCCTTGGAAAAATctcaagcaaaaataaattcaggTGAGAATGTTAAATATTGGGGCTGGTAGCGCTCACTATCATCAATGTTTCCCAAATCCTTCTGTCAGGAGATCCCAGTTTTTGTTAGAAGTGAAAGAGTTTTCTAAAAAGGGATGTGGTAACAAATTTATAAAACCGGCAAAACTGTAGTATCTTTGAGACAGCTCATGCTAAAAATTTGTCTACCTTAAGCTGTTTCACAGTTTTCCTACTGTTTCTCCTACAACAGAAGTATTTTAGGAGCCCTGAGCTTTCAGAGTCAAACTGTTGTTATAAACACATCGTTGTTGTCTCTTGTTGTGTACACAGGATGTGAAAAGGAAGCAGGCTCTTCCATGTGGATCTATGTTTTACTTGGAAATCTTTTGCGTGGAATAGGTGAAACCCCCATCCAGCCCCTGGGAATTACATACATCGATGATTATGCTGTTGAAGAGAATGCTGCCTTATACATTGGTAAAGTAAatattgggttttttcctaatggATTTTTCCCCAGAGGAGACTGAGTCATTCTGAATAATGGAATGAATATTATTGAATTAAGTTGCCCTGATTGTTTTGTTTGCATAATTTCCAATATTAAAGTTTATTTAACAGTCATGTACACTCAAGGGACCAAGTTCCCATTTAATTATACCAGCACAGTTCCATTATCTTAATTTGGTGAAAGAATTTGACCTTGGGTTCCTGCTGTTACCCTAATCTTCCTAATTCTTCTGGATGTGGACTGCTGAGCCTCTGTGCACATTCAGTTCTCTGGAAAGTGATAAAAACATGCACTCTTTTAAGCACTTAAAATAGAATTTCAGTGAGTACTCAAAACATTCCCTCCAGATTCATGTGGAATTATAAGCAATAGTGCAGAAACTTTAGAAAGTTGGTAGCACTGTTTTCTTGTGTTCATTGTCTGACCACTGCACATTCACCAGAAATATTACCTAAAAAATCCTATCTCATCAGCATCTGCTCTTGACAAGTTTCCAGCCaggcaaaatgcaaaaaatcaGATTCTCTCTGTAAAAGATTCAGATTCCCAGATTTCCAGGTGAATTTTGCAAATTCAAAGTATTCAGAAAGTTTGGCTGCAGGTATATTGAAACATATTAACACTGGAAACCTCCCAAAAGCAAAGCGGTTTCTCAGCCTGTTCAGGGCCTACctctgttggggaagatgaaacaggaaagccttggaaatatgattgcctgacaaaagattttgggaatatgaaaactacaggcaacatcgaaatgaaagccacttttgaaataccaagtcagttactgaacaactagaaaacaatggtatggccactgaagtaatcccctcttgatggaacaataccctctgcttgcaaacaggtccaagggtcagagcagaccctactagctcagcagaaggggtccaaagagtagtttttagaagttaagatgtaacactctatggtaatataagaactcttataggctgtatgtaaatgctataggatttgtatcttgtattagattggttagtgacaattagaatattcagtgcagaagatgatttattgtattgtaaccaggacttcagacattctcattctctcttccattctattctcctgctctctcttccactcttgctcttacactctctctctcacccgttcactctcttgctctcttgggcctgctcagagctgagtctaccagctctgagcagtgccccaatacccacgccctttacaataaaccgactgtgtcccaagacctgcctatagagatctctcgtctccatccgtcaccgtctacgtccggccgtcccgactggaccccagaacacCCATAACCTACATACCTCAACTTAAAGTGATCATTTAAATTTACAAAATGACATTTGCTTTCCAGTTACTTTAATCTTGTCAACTAAAGCATTTCTAGCAGTTATAGATGGGTGCTGCTATTGAGTTTAGGCCATTCTGGTTCCTGACATTTTTCCTTCAGGCTGAATTTAACTCTTTAATTGGATAACAGTAAAAAGCATCATTGTCATGGGGAAAATTGTAttgatgcctttttttcttcttgaaaatatttcaatttgtGTAACAGTATCACTTGTTACCTATCACATTCCATAATCTGCTGCTAGATGCAGAAGAACCAGTGCCCTTTTTAGCTCAGGAGTGTAACAGTCTCCTGTTTTCTATTCCAGGGTGTGTACAGACAGTGGCGATTATAGGGCCAATATTTGGCTTTCTCCTGGGATCCCTGTGTGCCAAACTTTATGTTGACATTGGCTTTGTAGATCTGGGTAAGTCAGAACACTCAGGCTTTAAAAATCCAGTCAGGCTCCTCATGCCTATTTTCGGCCAAGAACTATCTGGTTATCTTCTAGGCATGAGGAGCTATCAGGGGTAGAGTAGGCACTTCATGAAATGACAAGGATGACAGCAGTGTAGGGGTCCATGCAGAACAGGCTGGCAAGAAGGATAGGTGTAGAGGGGGAAAGAGGTCCCACTCTtcctcagcaccagcagatCTGCAGCAGGTGCCTCCAAGAGGTGCTCTGGTgaggaggctctggggagatAATGGGAGCCAGgaggaagcaggactgaggctcaggatcctatGTGTGCTTTTTTAATATCCTGTTGTTGCCACCTGGAAAAGTGGATTGGCAGGGGGTACCGAATCTCCCGATTGCCCTCCTTctgagaaaacaggaagaaagaaagcaggaggaaaactattttttcctgGGGCTTTTGTGCACAACAGCCTGACTGGGAGCAAGTGAGTGGCCACCCGGACTTCCCCATTTGCTGGTCCTTGCAGCATCTCTGGGGCTGTGCAAGTGGCACAGCAGGTCAGGGCTAGGCCGCTGCTGTGCCCCAGCAATCAGCAAGTCCTCACTGtgtccccacagctgctcctgcaaaACGCCCGTAGTGACACACAACACAGCTACACCTGGTGAGGTGGGCATGGAAAGTCCCTCCAAAACCACCTTCCTTATTATCAGCAAATATTctcaaaatttatttatttgtttcttcttttccactTTCTCCAGACAGCATCACAATAAGTCCCAAGGACGTGCAGTGGGTGGGAGCGTGGTGGCTGGGATACCTGATAGCTGGGGTGATCAGCGTCCTGGCCGGCATCCCCTTCTGGTTCCTGCCCAAGCACCTCCCAAAACCTGAGAGCAGGAAGGACTCCAGCACCTCTTCCGAGCAGTCAAAGTTCATCattgaggaaaacaaagacCAACACGCACCCTATCAGCAACAAGCGAAGCTTGCCGAGATGGCAAAAGGCAAATCACTGGAGTTTTCTTCCTGATCGTTGAGTTTTTCTCTCAAAGGCTTTTAGACTTAAAAATTTTATACTTTCTGCGGCCCTATCTTAATGGCATCAGAATTATGATTTTTACATGAGATTTCACTCTCCAGTGCATATAGTGACTGTTGCAGATGTGgtggtcagaaaaaaaaacaaccctcagtttttgctaattttttttcctgtaagttCATGCATTAGGAAAACATGTACAATATCTATCAGAATATAGATGGGCACAGACCAGCTACAGTATTAGAGAAGGCTTCCTGGATTTAGACAGGAGCTGTTTCACACAATTGCATTTCCTTGGCCCTGCTTTGCCAAAAGCATTTTCCCTCAGTACTTGAATCTGTACCTCAACATGTTTGTGCTTCCTGtcagctgtgctgagcactCTTTGCCCCAAATTAAGCTAAACGGTGCTGCGGCTGTTGAGGACACATAGAAACCAAATCATTCCTAGCTTATAATGAAAAGAAGGTTTATAAAACAAGATATCTCTTCTGGGAAATTTATGATTAGTATTTTGCTCCACTGTTCCCCCATCCAGAAATGGGGGATCTGTTAGGAACATCACAGAACTTCACAGATTCCCTTTGAAATGTTCtgcagttttgggtttttttggaaggtACACACATGTTACAAAGCATTGCTCACAGCAGTTATTCTCTCTCTGACCTGCTtgttatttctgctgttttgtctTCCAGACTTCTTGCCATCACTGAAGAATCTCTTTGGGAATCCAGTTTACAGTCTGTATTTGTGTGCAAGTATCATTCAGTTCAATTCTTTAATTGGCATGGTGACATATAAGCCAAAGTACATTGAACAACAGTACGGGCAGACATCTTCAAAAACTAACTTTGTAATAGGTAATGCTATATCTGCTTCTTGATATCTTTAAAATGGACATTTTAGGAGTGGCATGTaggaaaaattgtattttttttagggtatttttatttcttctccttccttgtcTGACTTTAAGTAATAGCTTATAGAAGGTAAGCtatttcatttttgcttcaGCACTAGGTAACTCGGAGTTTATCTATGCAGGAGTTACTGTAAAAGTTTACATAATTTGATACCTTAATTCCCATTTAACTGGAAATTTGAAAAGTAATATATGTACAACACAAGAAAATAACTgagaaatagtttttaaataGTTTACATAAATTTATCATCAGACAGATCTGCTGCCTTGATGGCTTCCCATTTGTTTCAACAAAGCAAAGATCAGTTCAGTGAGTGCTAAAGGTGACTCTCTGAAGAGAATGGTGTTAAATAAAAGGAAGTCAAGTCATATCCCAAGCTGTCCCATACAGTAcaagagagagaagctgcttcAGCCTTTGGGTACTGAGATGGACATTTTTGTAGCTGACTTCAGGAGGGTGGACTTGACTGCCTGGTTGCTGAACCTGCATGTGGGGTTCAGCTCCAGAGGTCCAAGGCTTCAATAGCATTAAACAGCAAAGAGGTTTACGTCTACCCAACACAGAGGGAACTGCCTTGTTTCAGAGCAGCATTAGTTGCACAGCAACAGaggtatatatatatgcagaaAAGCTGTAATGATCCATTGTGCTATGTTAATTCCTTAAAGATAGAAGCTGGAATTTCCTGGCACGAAACTCCTCAAAGCAAGGAGAAATCTTCAAGTATAGTTGATGCCCAAAGAAAGTCCAGAAAACAATCCCTACATTCAGTGTAGTACTTCTCATTGTATTTAAAGATT from Corvus hawaiiensis isolate bCorHaw1 chromosome 4, bCorHaw1.pri.cur, whole genome shotgun sequence harbors:
- the SLCO1C1 gene encoding solute carrier organic anion transporter family member 1C1 isoform X5, yielding MQVWVCISSRGSLPVKTSRHHLWGFLLPEAEDTIMEISSKENTHFFSNNTIFPVDRSSFKSESSASKEKQSCCGGIKIFLGALSFVYFAKALSGSYLKSTITQIERRFDIPSSLVGVIDGSFEIGNLLIIILVSYFGAKLHRPRIIGAGCLIMSAGTFLIAMPQFFMGRYRYERFPSTINSTAIISPCLQDKNQTPLSALEKSQAKINSGCEKEAGSSMWIYVLLGNLLRGIGETPIQPLGITYIDDYAVEENAALYIGCVQTVAIIGPIFGFLLGSLCAKLYVDIGFVDLDSITISPKDVQWVGAWWLGYLIAGVISVLAGIPFWFLPKHLPKPESRKDSSTSSEQSKFIIEENKDQHAPYQQQAKLAEMAKDFLPSLKNLFGNPVYSLYLCASIIQFNSLIGMVTYKPKYIEQQYGQTSSKTNFVIGLINIPAVAFGIFSGGLIMKKFRIGVLGAAKLSLGSSFFGYLLLLSLFAMGCENSDVAGLTVSYHGTKPMTDYEQALFSECNSGCSCSKNDWDPICGENGVTYVSACLAGCQASNGSGKNTVFFNCSCVGTFESSQSSSAVVGPCQKGNECPRMFLYFLVISVITSYTLSVGGTPGYILLLRCIKPHLKSFALGIYTLAIRVLAGIPAPVYFGVAIDTTCLKWGSKRCGGRGACRLYDSSALRSEDLQMKIAFFK
- the SLCO1C1 gene encoding solute carrier organic anion transporter family member 1C1 isoform X7, whose product is MQVWVCISSRGSLPVKTSRHHLWGFLLPEAEDTIMEISSKENTHFFSNNTIFPVDRSSFKSESSASKEKQSCCGGIKIFLGALSFVYFAKALSGSYLKSTITQIERRFDIPSSLVGVIDGSFEIGNLLIIILVSYFGAKLHRPRIIGAGCLIMSAGTFLIAMPQFFMGRYRYERFPSTINSTAIISPCLQDKNQTPLSALEKSQAKINSGCEKEAGSSMWIYVLLGNLLRGIGETPIQPLGITYIDDYAVEENAALYIGCVQTVAIIGPIFGFLLGSLCAKLYVDIGFVDLDSITISPKDVQWVGAWWLGYLIAGVISVLAGIPFWFLPKHLPKPESRKDSSTSSEQSKFIIEENKDQHAPYQQQAKLAEMAKDFLPSLKNLFGNPVYSLYLCASIIQFNSLIGMVTYKPKYIEQQYGQTSSKTNFVIGLINIPAVAFGIFSGGLIMKKFRIGVLGAAKLSLGSSFFGYLLLLSLFAMGCENSDVAGLTVSYHGTKPMTDYEQALFSECNSGCSCSKNDWDPICGENGVTYVSACLAGCQASNGSGKNTVFFNCSCVGTFESSQSSSAVVGPCQKGNECPRMFLYFLVISVITSYTLSVGGTPGYILLLRCIKPHLKSFALGIYTLAIRVLGQNFLSRLTFFSSNPGWLPR